ACCAGCCCTTGTAATATGTATATTATTCTTATCCACATATTCTGACAATGCATGGGTCTTCCAGTTGGTACCAGTAGATTGGAGATCTGTTACAAATATTTTATTTACCTTATCATTATCTCCATTACCTATATAAACATTATTTTCTTTATCCGTGTTTAATAGATAGTGCATTGCATTTTCTCCTGTAGCTATTACTCCACCTTTTCCAGTTCTTATCCTGTTATAAGTTCTGTCCTCATAGATTAGCTCATCACCATTTTTTGTATTTACAGCTTTTATATTTCCAAGTTCACAGTTTACAAAATTAACTAGATTCATTTGATTCATAATATTTACTCTGTATATTCTGCTTCTTGCTCCTTCTCTCCCTGAACTTACGTAAGTTACATTACTTGCTCCGGAAAAGGCTATATTTTTAACTTCATATTCCTCATCTGGAAGCAGTATAGATAATGCTTCGCTACTTTCATCCTTTTTTAGAGTATAGGTAGCATCTTTTTTAGGATTATAGGATTCAAATTTTAAATAGCTGGATTCTCCTTCAATGGATTTTTCCGCTATAAGAATATTATTGGTGTCTAAAAACCAGGTATAATAGGATAATTCATTACCATTGGCTAAAGTTACTTCTTTTTTATCATTATTTGATGTATCAATTACAACTAGTGATTCACCATTATAGTAGGATATATACTCTCCACTGTGAGAAATTTTTATATCCTTTGCATCCTCTGGAACTTTCACATTAATTTTGTTGGGTTCCTTCTTTGAAGATATATCTACTTTTTTTATGTTGAAGTTTGACTCATCATTAAAATAAAATTTATCCATAAATAAAAGAGCTGTCACCTCTATAATTATTGGAATTAAAGTCCACATAATTATTCTCTTAAGTTTTTTCATCTATCACACTCTCCTCTAAGGCTTCACATATAATACTGTAGACACGGTTCTCTCTCCATTCCAATCGCAAGGATCGTTTATTACTTCCCCATTAAAATACATAGTAGTAGAGGAACCTCCATCCAAATTGCTGGCATTAACTACCCCCTGCTGCAAGAGTATGTTTTGTATTTCTTTTAAGGAGGCACCTGTTTTCAATCCCTTTCTTCCATCTACAACTAGCATTACTATAGTCCCATCTGATTTCTGTCCTATAGCTGTTCTGGGATTTAAGCCCTCATTTTCTACAGATACAGTCTTTCCATTTATTATTAGAGAATTCCTGAAAGAAATTGCCTCCTGTACATTTTTGTCTAAAAGTTCCTGCAGGGTATGATCCCCAACTATAAGTCTGCCATCTGAAGTAAAAGCTGTAACATTTATTTTCTCTGAATAGTTAACATCACTATATATTAGCTTTCCCCCAGATATCACAATTCCCTCAGGATAAGCTCCCGTTCCCACCCACAGCTTGCCGCTGGTGGTTTTATCTGTAAATCCTCCTCCATTTATAGCAGCTACAGCCCCATTACGTTCTGCTATTTCACTGGTTCTCTCCCCTACTTCTTTTAACTTGCTGGTATATCCCACCTTTATTCTCTTTGGATCATTTATTTCAAGAATATAACCATCAAATTTCCTATTACTTATATCATACCTTTTAATATCATTATCACCCTCATGACTTATATTTACACCATTGGGATTTTCTTTTTCCGCACTGG
This genomic interval from Clostridium kluyveri contains the following:
- a CDS encoding phosphodiester glycosidase family protein encodes the protein MGNSENRRRKKKRKKKKSVLKSLVLFLIYELIVFIIAGPILVFYGPFKNVKSQVVGTAMATFSHQYIATIFLSDDEITKILNQGKSGETTSAEKENPNGVNISHEGDNDIKRYDISNRKFDGYILEINDPKRIKVGYTSKLKEVGERTSEIAERNGAVAAINGGGFTDKTTSGKLWVGTGAYPEGIVISGGKLIYSDVNYSEKINVTAFTSDGRLIVGDHTLQELLDKNVQEAISFRNSLIINGKTVSVENEGLNPRTAIGQKSDGTIVMLVVDGRKGLKTGASLKEIQNILLQQGVVNASNLDGGSSTTMYFNGEVINDPCDWNGERTVSTVLYVKP